The following proteins are encoded in a genomic region of Triticum dicoccoides isolate Atlit2015 ecotype Zavitan chromosome 1B, WEW_v2.0, whole genome shotgun sequence:
- the LOC119348963 gene encoding inositol-tetrakisphosphate 1-kinase 4-like, with protein MVADHQSSSPASPRPRFTIGYALPPGKAGSVIQPPLEALAAERGMRLVAVDASLPLADQGPFDLIIHKLFDRPWRAQLEAFSALHPSVPVVDAPAAVDRLLDRFTMLDVVPGLAAGLDFPLSVPAQVTVSDAAALAADDPSHGLRFPLIAKPLAVDGSAGSHDLCLVYRAEGLRGLHTPVVLQEFVNHGGVLFKVYVVGGRAVCVRRSSLPDVPAARLADPDADASVPFANISSRPALDKGEDSMPPAAFVDQVARGLRQALGLHLLNFDMFAATELDDGGRQRYFLVDINYFPGFAKMPGYETALTDFFAEMIQVGTGAASLEKLESVPCNGIDLE; from the coding sequence ATGGTGGCCGACCACCAGTCCTCCTCCcccgcctccccgcggccgcggttCACCATCGGCTACGCGCTGCCGCCCGGCAAGGCGGGCAGCGTCATCCAGCCGCCCCTGGAGGCCCTCGCGGCGGAGCGCGGCATGCGCCTCGTCGCCGTCGACGCCTCGCTCCCGCTGGCCGACCAGGGCCCCTTCGACCTCATCATCCACAAGCTCTTCGACCGGCCCTGGCGCGCGCAGCTGGAGGCCTTCTCCGCGCTCCACCCCTCCGTCCCCGTCGTcgacgcccccgccgccgtcgaCCGCCTGCTCGACCGCTTCACCATGCTCGACGTCGTCCCCGGGCTCGCCGCCGGCCTGGACTTCCCGCTGTCCGTCCCCGCGCAGGTCACCGTGAGCGACGCCGCCGCGCTCGCCGCGGACGACCCCTCCCACGGCCTCCGCTTCCCGCTCATCGCCAAGCCGCTGGCCGTCGACGGCAGCGCGGGGTCCCACGACCTGTGCCTCGTGTACCGCGCCGAGGGCCTCCGGGGCCTCCACACGCCCGTCGTCCTCCAGGAGTTCGTCAACCACGGCGGCGTGCTCTTCAAGGTCTACGTGGTGGGCGGCCGCGCCGTGTGCGTCCGGCGCAGCAGCCTGCCGGACGTGCCCGCGGCGCGCCTCGCGGACCCCGACGCCGACGCCTCCGTCCCCTTCGCCAACATCTCCAGCCGCCCCGCGCTGGACAAGGGGGAGGACTCGATGCCGCCCGCCGCGTTCGTCGACCAGGTCGCGCGCGGGCTCCGCCAAGCGCTGGGGTTGCACCTCCTCAACTTCGACATGTTCGCGGCGACGGAGCTGGACGACGGCGGCCGGCAGAGATACTTCCTTGTCGATATCAACTACTTTCCGGGGTTCGCCAAGATGCCGGGCTATGAGACTGCTCTCACGGATTTCTTCGCCGAGATGATTCAGGTCGGCACAGGCGCCGCCAGCCTCGAGAAGCTCGAATCTGTGCCCTGCAATGGCATAGATCTCGAGTGA